aGTAATAATTTCTAGAGAGCGCagcacggttttgctataaataatttcGATTCTGATATGTCCTAgtctaaaacagtagatgaaatatagtagcGACCTTCTTGGTCGCAATAAAAACATTGTCGTCACCGCATGTTAGTTTAACGTGGCGTCATTGTATGGTAGAGAAAATCATATTGAAATGGTGTCCATGTGGTATGTACAATAAGATTCTACACTATATATACATGAGAAAAGCATGCTTTGTAAAATTAGCAAATGTGGTTGTATATATACAGCGAGTGACCTACGTGAACGAGTAGTTAAGGCCTGTAACTTCAattcacttgcctctcaccgatgtaggttcgagcctcgcttGTGGCATAGAATTCTTTGAAAGAAGAAGCCatttagctggcttacggaaggtccatggttctacccagatgcccaccTGTGAAGAAACACTGCACCGTCAAAAGCTgaaacgtcgccatatgacctggtattgtgtcagtgtgacgtaaacccaacaaaaaataacacagtgtataattattatatatatatctacatttGAGTCGCGTTTAACTTCACACTGAACTACGGCATTCAAGTGTAGATCTGCTTTTGAAAAAGTAGGgtgaacttttcaaaatataactggaaataattatcaaaatgaaATCGTATTACACACTCGTACTTCTcgtattattttttgtttttggatgCACCAAGGGAGAACCCGTCGATTCAGAGGAATTTGACCAGTTACAAGATACAGTCTCTTTGCTTCAAAGAAAACTTGATCATTATGGTTTGTGTGTTTTATTTGCTTAACCAGTTTTAGCCGTAGCGATATttataatacgcatctgaacgacaaataaTAACTTTATTCAAGAGAAATTCATTGTTTGAGATTATCATTTCGAGTCTAACACATTATCAAGGATTATTTTCATCTACATCACAAAATATTTACCTGTTTTAAACGTATTTcgaaatacaaatttatataaagtaaCACTGATCTGGAAAATTGGTATCAAAGTATGGGTTTATGCTATACAATTATTTGATGGGTGTTTGTTTCGGAAGCAGTAACAACGATTGGTCCGAGGTAACACGGACAACTTTAGAACCGTTTCGCAAGACCGATAGACTAAGGTCATCAATTCCAAATGTCACCTTCGACCAAAAATGGAAGAATTCCACAAACATCCATGTAATAACTGTTTCATTTCATAACTTATTTCTGAAAATACTCATTAACTTGctattaaacaaaatacatgtagctgatttATCCTTGATGAAGCGATCATTTAGCGAATGAATCGCTGACATTGCGCACTAAACAGATCAAACTTTGTTCGATTAACAAAAAATAGCCGATTCTGAAGATTAATTTCCATTTTAGTATAAATCATGTgtagaaaattgttaaaaaaatgacaaagatACTAGTAAATTGGAAGGCGAAATCGCCTGTTTTAAAGGCGGTCGTCTTTACTCTTGATATaatcatttttctttgtttttccttTTAGTCTCAATGAACATGCCAATCGCCTTTACAGCCGGGCTATCGAGAACAATCCAAAACATGGGAACAAAGCAGATCATTGTTTTCAACAATGTATTCACAAACGTCGGGAATGGGTACAACCCTTACAGCGGACATTTCACCGCGCCAGTTAGAGGGGTTTACGCTTTCTTTCTCGTTATAACAAATATTCCCGGATACTCTTGCAGCGTTCAGCTTTTGAGAAATGGACAATTCATCGGATCATTATTGGCCCACTCAAAGGAGAATAGGAATTTTTTAACGTCAACACTTGCCGTCACAGCCAAACTGAAGAAAGGCGACCGGGTCTGGGTACAGAATGCATATGGTTTCTCTCCAGTTGAAAAGATGGATGGTAATAACTGGTCCATGTTCTCCGGACATCTCGTTGGTGCTTACTAGCAGAGGGAAATGTACATAGAACCCCTTTTTCAATAATGTTTATTAGTACATTTGTATAGACATTGTTCTCCTTTCATGAGTCTCCTCAAGTCttttgtcaaacatttttttttttgaaatttagaaagcaTATCTTAAATTAAAACACTGTCAAAGCTATATCAAGCAGTCAGACAAAGGAGAGGTGTAATGTGGTTGGTTAAAGTAGGTGGAAAGAAGAACAAAATATCAATTCGGGAAGTGTTTGGAGCACGAGACTGCTTATTACACAGGGTCAAATGTATAATTAAATAGTCAGTGGACATATGACAGAAATTTAATGGTTCTTTGTCAATAAATTATATAACACTCTGTGTATATGAATAAATAATTacacttaaaaaataaatgtatatttgtaaCTTTCAATTAAGCAGAGATGGCAAAATGGATATTTGtccaaaaaatatatgttcatattttttgataaatattttttctttggcCTATATTATACAAACACATTCGTGCGTGTGTtcgtgtgtatgtatgtgtgcaCACGCGTGTGTGCGTGCGCTTGTATGAATCAGTCCAACAATTTTCTTTCATTGTCATTTATACATTAATTCATAGTAATAAAGCTTTCTGTTTTTATTAACTGGACGACAATATTAACTGCGTGAGAAGCAAAAAAGAGGCCGCGCGCTGATCGTGCAGTCAACGCACGACTTTCTGTGGACATGGCGCccaaaagaaatcgtacggagGTTTTAGACTCATGGGACCTTCGCACTGCCCTTGCACAGCTGCCGCATGGTTGCCGCTCGCTGCCCGTGCAGTACCCCTGAAATCGCACAGATACTGAGCAATCATTGCGCGGCAACCTTACAGCGGCTGCACCATTGCCGTGCGGCGGCCTTGATATGGGCAAAACATtattcagatggttatatatattggccATCTCCAGCATGTTGTCATTATTCGTCTCttcagaaaaatgaaaataccacTAAGATTCAGAGTGGCATATCTGCGGTTGCAGTTAAGGCAGATTAGGAAAACAGAGTAGACATTGAATGAAACCCAGGCCATCCTTGATGAGCTGCAGGCCCGACAGAGG
This DNA window, taken from Mercenaria mercenaria strain notata chromosome 19, MADL_Memer_1, whole genome shotgun sequence, encodes the following:
- the LOC123542182 gene encoding complement C1q-like protein 4 — protein: MKSYYTLVLLVLFFVFGCTKGEPVDSEEFDQLQDTVSLLQRKLDHYVSMNMPIAFTAGLSRTIQNMGTKQIIVFNNVFTNVGNGYNPYSGHFTAPVRGVYAFFLVITNIPGYSCSVQLLRNGQFIGSLLAHSKENRNFLTSTLAVTAKLKKGDRVWVQNAYGFSPVEKMDGNNWSMFSGHLVGAY